Proteins from a single region of Clupea harengus chromosome 5, Ch_v2.0.2, whole genome shotgun sequence:
- the nucks1a gene encoding nuclear ubiquitous casein and cyclin-dependent kinase substrate 1a isoform X1, with the protein MSRPVRNRKVVNYSQFNESDDAEEEYGKGAGKPARKVREVKQKASKNSQDDSEDSDDKRSKSKSDSPDTKISKTSVVDDFGSDEDNNFGEEDDEEGGSDYETKKAKPAPKRGKVEKPSKRSLKRKRGGDDSDDDRAVSRKVRTVRQAATKAVSKQREMILAPGGSEDEERDEEEQPNVEKESGSDEDFMMDDDDDSDYGRSKKKGKKVITKRSKPERKEKKSPKPRLKATVTPSPMKAKGKGRPSAAKSQEKSSPKDEDEDDIESPQEDDEPEEKKAKSPPTSKKQKKPNTADEDDDDDDEEENGSDEDGASGDD; encoded by the exons ATGTCCAGACCAGTGAG GAACCGGAAGGTGGTGAATTACTCACAGTTCAACGAATCGGATGATGCAG AAGAGGAGTATGGAAAAGGTGCTGGAAAGCCTGCCAGAAAGGTTCGGGAGGTGAAACAAAAGGCATCCAAGAACTCCCAGGATGACAG tgagGACTCCGATGATAAACGCTCCAAATCAAAAAGTGACTCCCCAG ATACAAAAATCTCAAAAACGTCTGTCGTAGATGACTTTGGCAGCGATGAAGATAACAACTTtggagaagaggatgatgaagagggtGGCAGTGATTATGAGACGAAAAAAGCCAAACCGGCGccaaagagaggaaaagtggagAAACCCAGCAAACGGTCGCTGAAGAGGAAACGAGGTGGAG ATGACAGCGATGATGACCGGGCGGTCAGCCGAAAGGTACGTACGGTGAGGCAGGCGGCGACCAAAGCCGTgtccaaacagagagagatgatccTGGCTCCTGGCGGCAGTGAGGATGAGGAGCGTGACGAAGAGGAACAGCCCAATGTAGAGA AAGAGTCAGGCAGTGATGAAGACTTCATGATGGACGATGACGATGACAGCGACTACGGACGTTCTaagaagaaggggaagaaggTGATAACCAAGAGGAGCAAGcctgagaggaaggagaagaaatCCCCCAAACCCAGGCTAAAGGCCACAG TAACCCCTAGCCCCATGAAGGCCAAAGGCAAGGGCCGACCCAGTGCAGCCAAATCCCAGGAGAAATCCTCTCCcaaggatgaggatgaggatgacatCGAGAGCCCACAGGAGGATGACGAGCCGGAGGAGAAGAAGGCGAAGTCCCCTCCCACCtccaagaagcagaagaagccGAACACCGCTGACgaggacgacgacgacgatgacgaAGAGGAGAACGGCTCAGATGAAGACGGCGCATCCGGGGATGACTAG
- the nucks1a gene encoding nuclear ubiquitous casein and cyclin-dependent kinase substrate 1a isoform X3 gives MSRPVRNRKVVNYSQFNESDDAEEEYGKGAGKPARKVREVKQKASKNSQDDSEDSDDKRSKSKSDSPDDFGSDEDNNFGEEDDEEGGSDYETKKAKPAPKRGKVEKPSKRSLKRKRGGDDSDDDRAVSRKVRTVRQAATKAVSKQREMILAPGGSEDEERDEEEQPNVEKESGSDEDFMMDDDDDSDYGRSKKKGKKVITKRSKPERKEKKSPKPRLKATVTPSPMKAKGKGRPSAAKSQEKSSPKDEDEDDIESPQEDDEPEEKKAKSPPTSKKQKKPNTADEDDDDDDEEENGSDEDGASGDD, from the exons ATGTCCAGACCAGTGAG GAACCGGAAGGTGGTGAATTACTCACAGTTCAACGAATCGGATGATGCAG AAGAGGAGTATGGAAAAGGTGCTGGAAAGCCTGCCAGAAAGGTTCGGGAGGTGAAACAAAAGGCATCCAAGAACTCCCAGGATGACAG tgagGACTCCGATGATAAACGCTCCAAATCAAAAAGTGACTCCCCAG ATGACTTTGGCAGCGATGAAGATAACAACTTtggagaagaggatgatgaagagggtGGCAGTGATTATGAGACGAAAAAAGCCAAACCGGCGccaaagagaggaaaagtggagAAACCCAGCAAACGGTCGCTGAAGAGGAAACGAGGTGGAG ATGACAGCGATGATGACCGGGCGGTCAGCCGAAAGGTACGTACGGTGAGGCAGGCGGCGACCAAAGCCGTgtccaaacagagagagatgatccTGGCTCCTGGCGGCAGTGAGGATGAGGAGCGTGACGAAGAGGAACAGCCCAATGTAGAGA AAGAGTCAGGCAGTGATGAAGACTTCATGATGGACGATGACGATGACAGCGACTACGGACGTTCTaagaagaaggggaagaaggTGATAACCAAGAGGAGCAAGcctgagaggaaggagaagaaatCCCCCAAACCCAGGCTAAAGGCCACAG TAACCCCTAGCCCCATGAAGGCCAAAGGCAAGGGCCGACCCAGTGCAGCCAAATCCCAGGAGAAATCCTCTCCcaaggatgaggatgaggatgacatCGAGAGCCCACAGGAGGATGACGAGCCGGAGGAGAAGAAGGCGAAGTCCCCTCCCACCtccaagaagcagaagaagccGAACACCGCTGACgaggacgacgacgacgatgacgaAGAGGAGAACGGCTCAGATGAAGACGGCGCATCCGGGGATGACTAG
- the nucks1a gene encoding nuclear ubiquitous casein and cyclin-dependent kinase substrate 1a isoform X2, producing MSRPVRNRKVVNYSQFNESDDAEEYGKGAGKPARKVREVKQKASKNSQDDSEDSDDKRSKSKSDSPDTKISKTSVVDDFGSDEDNNFGEEDDEEGGSDYETKKAKPAPKRGKVEKPSKRSLKRKRGGDDSDDDRAVSRKVRTVRQAATKAVSKQREMILAPGGSEDEERDEEEQPNVEKESGSDEDFMMDDDDDSDYGRSKKKGKKVITKRSKPERKEKKSPKPRLKATVTPSPMKAKGKGRPSAAKSQEKSSPKDEDEDDIESPQEDDEPEEKKAKSPPTSKKQKKPNTADEDDDDDDEEENGSDEDGASGDD from the exons ATGTCCAGACCAGTGAG GAACCGGAAGGTGGTGAATTACTCACAGTTCAACGAATCGGATGATGCAG AGGAGTATGGAAAAGGTGCTGGAAAGCCTGCCAGAAAGGTTCGGGAGGTGAAACAAAAGGCATCCAAGAACTCCCAGGATGACAG tgagGACTCCGATGATAAACGCTCCAAATCAAAAAGTGACTCCCCAG ATACAAAAATCTCAAAAACGTCTGTCGTAGATGACTTTGGCAGCGATGAAGATAACAACTTtggagaagaggatgatgaagagggtGGCAGTGATTATGAGACGAAAAAAGCCAAACCGGCGccaaagagaggaaaagtggagAAACCCAGCAAACGGTCGCTGAAGAGGAAACGAGGTGGAG ATGACAGCGATGATGACCGGGCGGTCAGCCGAAAGGTACGTACGGTGAGGCAGGCGGCGACCAAAGCCGTgtccaaacagagagagatgatccTGGCTCCTGGCGGCAGTGAGGATGAGGAGCGTGACGAAGAGGAACAGCCCAATGTAGAGA AAGAGTCAGGCAGTGATGAAGACTTCATGATGGACGATGACGATGACAGCGACTACGGACGTTCTaagaagaaggggaagaaggTGATAACCAAGAGGAGCAAGcctgagaggaaggagaagaaatCCCCCAAACCCAGGCTAAAGGCCACAG TAACCCCTAGCCCCATGAAGGCCAAAGGCAAGGGCCGACCCAGTGCAGCCAAATCCCAGGAGAAATCCTCTCCcaaggatgaggatgaggatgacatCGAGAGCCCACAGGAGGATGACGAGCCGGAGGAGAAGAAGGCGAAGTCCCCTCCCACCtccaagaagcagaagaagccGAACACCGCTGACgaggacgacgacgacgatgacgaAGAGGAGAACGGCTCAGATGAAGACGGCGCATCCGGGGATGACTAG